One Myxococcales bacterium genomic region harbors:
- a CDS encoding DUF3160 domain-containing protein, with amino-acid sequence MVASSRLALGSLVSLLLATGCASHLPPVSKAPRRVVSSRGSKPPENEPPERFERQPRDLGAEEIPDEAVVRAIAAVLAEDDAGRREAPRVRWDKKSTPKYLDRVIERYGLTAKERSMLFESGMVVLSRVQFPSFGEAMHEIHRQELPLFVSADAVLQAVFRSHEATLLAAERVAADRIAEILDKAHATLGVEAKGKRYDPDAAKDADLFLGVARTLLGKGEVVSHFGQGKAIEAIAERARSAEGVEEVTIFGRPRRVDFSFYEPRGVYLDAPDLHDYFRAMVWLTRLEMNLVSRGSQSSSPVLTTAETPREAELALVLADVVERSGVGPDVEKMDAYARALAGPREDVPLSALTGFAKARAISLKDPASAQAALAAAIGKGYTRTVNHHVMPQDTTEENLPVIATFFGVSIPADSRAIVTLVPSDAPVAHVPRGPELGYLMGADAGMSYLDPSGNPALLRKARADLERGLGGKDLHATWLDLVRGATRVPAGVVPSFVGTRAASDRRVAIGMAGYAQIHHAHVLHTSQVYDFAGCEIPDAYVEPTDGALDGVVAYAERLALAAQKLPHRDAEGARAIVDDAGRLAETARVLRKIAKNELAGHAPSARELAFLRMVAEYVPALRGYTATEPGRYNGWYPRMHTSRASAFEQVPYSVDYFTSTRKNEVAFVGEGSPVLGVFVVDTGGEPRVMVGPVSRAFDRVRPLGKRVLVPDADDAQPKGSPIVSEPALAAHEKSFVAPLATVPGVDVTVTDDEVTVTNDKAFSGGTFELVGPHGETLARAVVPKIAARPRRPGHEDDPASSEELTEVHVPFVPANGKRSGEASTYRLRLASGEVWTSRGMGMGLEYDTH; translated from the coding sequence ATGGTCGCGTCGTCCCGCCTCGCTCTCGGGTCGCTCGTCTCGTTGCTCCTGGCGACGGGGTGTGCTTCCCACCTACCTCCGGTCTCCAAGGCACCGCGGAGGGTCGTTTCGTCGCGAGGCTCCAAGCCTCCCGAGAACGAGCCCCCGGAGCGATTCGAACGGCAGCCGCGCGACCTGGGGGCCGAGGAAATCCCGGACGAAGCGGTCGTTCGTGCGATCGCTGCCGTGCTCGCCGAGGACGACGCCGGCCGGCGGGAGGCGCCTCGGGTGCGCTGGGACAAGAAGAGCACTCCGAAGTATCTCGACAGGGTGATCGAGCGTTATGGCCTCACGGCGAAGGAGCGCTCGATGCTCTTCGAGAGCGGTATGGTCGTGCTCTCGCGCGTCCAGTTCCCGAGCTTCGGCGAGGCGATGCACGAGATTCACCGCCAAGAGCTCCCGCTCTTCGTCTCGGCCGACGCCGTCCTCCAGGCCGTGTTCCGCTCCCACGAGGCGACCCTGCTCGCCGCGGAGCGCGTGGCGGCCGATCGCATCGCCGAGATCTTGGACAAAGCGCACGCGACCCTCGGCGTCGAGGCGAAGGGCAAGAGGTACGACCCCGACGCCGCGAAGGACGCCGACCTCTTCTTGGGCGTCGCTCGGACGCTGCTCGGAAAGGGCGAGGTCGTGTCGCACTTCGGGCAAGGCAAGGCGATCGAGGCGATCGCGGAGCGCGCGCGATCGGCCGAAGGGGTCGAGGAGGTGACGATCTTCGGCAGGCCGCGTCGCGTCGATTTCTCGTTCTACGAGCCGCGTGGCGTGTACCTCGACGCGCCCGATCTGCACGATTATTTCCGGGCGATGGTGTGGCTCACGCGCCTCGAGATGAACCTCGTCTCTCGAGGGTCGCAGAGCTCGTCTCCCGTGCTGACGACCGCGGAGACGCCTCGCGAGGCGGAGCTCGCCCTCGTCCTCGCCGACGTCGTCGAGCGCTCCGGCGTGGGGCCCGACGTCGAGAAGATGGACGCTTACGCTCGTGCGCTCGCGGGACCTCGTGAGGACGTCCCGCTCTCCGCGCTGACCGGGTTCGCCAAGGCGCGCGCGATCTCGCTCAAGGACCCGGCCTCGGCGCAGGCCGCGCTCGCCGCCGCGATCGGCAAGGGATACACGCGCACGGTGAACCACCACGTGATGCCCCAGGACACGACCGAGGAGAACCTGCCCGTGATCGCCACGTTCTTCGGCGTGTCGATCCCCGCGGATTCTCGGGCGATCGTCACCCTCGTCCCGAGCGACGCCCCGGTGGCTCACGTCCCCCGCGGGCCGGAGCTCGGGTACTTGATGGGGGCCGACGCAGGCATGTCCTACCTCGACCCGAGCGGAAACCCGGCGCTCCTCCGCAAGGCTCGCGCCGATCTCGAGCGAGGCCTCGGCGGCAAGGACCTCCACGCGACGTGGCTAGACCTCGTGCGGGGCGCGACCCGGGTCCCGGCGGGGGTCGTCCCGAGCTTCGTCGGCACACGCGCCGCCTCGGATCGCCGCGTCGCGATCGGGATGGCAGGCTACGCCCAGATCCACCACGCGCACGTCCTCCATACGTCGCAGGTCTACGATTTCGCGGGCTGCGAGATCCCCGACGCGTACGTCGAGCCTACCGATGGGGCCCTCGACGGCGTCGTCGCGTACGCCGAGCGGCTCGCCCTCGCCGCCCAGAAGCTCCCTCACCGCGACGCCGAAGGGGCGCGTGCGATCGTCGACGACGCGGGGCGGCTCGCCGAGACGGCCCGTGTGCTCCGCAAGATCGCCAAGAACGAGCTCGCAGGTCACGCGCCGAGCGCACGCGAGCTCGCCTTTCTCCGCATGGTGGCCGAGTACGTTCCTGCCCTGCGCGGCTACACGGCGACGGAGCCGGGCCGCTACAACGGCTGGTATCCGAGGATGCACACGTCGCGCGCGAGCGCGTTCGAACAAGTGCCGTACTCGGTCGACTACTTCACGTCGACTCGGAAGAACGAGGTGGCCTTCGTCGGCGAGGGGAGCCCTGTGCTCGGGGTCTTCGTGGTCGACACCGGGGGTGAGCCGAGGGTCATGGTGGGGCCCGTGTCGCGGGCGTTCGATCGTGTTCGCCCCCTCGGAAAGCGTGTGCTCGTCCCCGACGCCGACGACGCGCAGCCGAAGGGGAGCCCGATCGTTTCGGAGCCCGCGCTCGCGGCCCACGAGAAGAGCTTCGTGGCTCCGCTCGCCACGGTGCCGGGCGTCGACGTCACGGTGACCGACGACGAGGTGACCGTCACGAACGACAAGGCATTCTCCGGGGGAACGTTCGAGCTCGTCGGGCCTCATGGGGAGACCCTCGCGCGCGCCGTGGTCCCGAAGATCGCCGCACGGCCCCGCCGCCCTGGCCATGAAGACGACCCCGCCTCCTCGGAGGAGCTCACCGAGGTCCACGTGCCGTTCGTACCCGCGAACGGAAAACGCAGCGGTGAGGCCTCGACCTACCGGCTGCGCCTCGCCTCCGGCGAGGTATGGACGAGCCGCGGAATGGGGATGGGGCTCGAGTACGACACGCACTGA
- a CDS encoding cytochrome c3 family protein: protein MGTRDSLAAIVLAVGATLAACDHTPPKPPPSEGRGGMSGCASCHAEEVEGWRGSMHEQSFTSPDFQASYREEPLPFCAACHAPRRAELGDAVGASRGIDCESCHPGAEAHGRSAALSTDAAVASAPRASVPCAKCHELASLGSATLLQSTESEHAQSRYRDVPCASCHMRRGREGRADHRFRVSRDPAALGRAIEVRDVTRAPESASFSLATLGVGHKMPTGDVFRALQVRAWLEEPDTGVIVADLETSLHRDWDAHRRAFGEGALRPETGDSRLDDTKRVFELAIPERYATRALALRVGVVYVRGFEARGGTLSAFATMPILDATFPLSGGPTAH, encoded by the coding sequence ATGGGAACGAGGGACTCGCTCGCGGCGATCGTGCTCGCGGTCGGCGCGACGCTCGCCGCGTGCGACCACACGCCGCCGAAGCCCCCACCCTCCGAGGGGCGAGGCGGTATGAGCGGCTGCGCCTCGTGCCACGCCGAAGAGGTCGAGGGGTGGCGCGGCTCGATGCACGAGCAGAGCTTCACGAGCCCGGACTTTCAGGCTTCGTACCGCGAAGAGCCCCTCCCCTTTTGCGCAGCCTGCCACGCGCCTCGGCGCGCCGAGCTGGGCGATGCTGTCGGGGCCTCGCGAGGGATCGACTGCGAGAGCTGCCACCCCGGGGCCGAAGCGCACGGGCGTTCGGCCGCTCTCTCGACCGACGCGGCCGTGGCGTCCGCGCCGCGAGCTTCGGTCCCGTGCGCGAAATGCCACGAGCTCGCGAGCCTGGGCTCGGCGACGCTCCTCCAGAGCACGGAGAGCGAGCACGCGCAGAGCCGCTACCGCGACGTACCGTGCGCCTCGTGCCACATGCGGCGCGGTCGCGAGGGGCGCGCCGATCATCGTTTTCGTGTCTCGCGGGATCCCGCCGCGCTCGGGAGGGCGATCGAGGTACGCGACGTCACACGGGCGCCCGAGAGCGCGAGCTTCTCTCTCGCGACCCTCGGAGTCGGCCACAAGATGCCCACGGGAGACGTGTTTCGAGCGCTCCAGGTGAGGGCATGGCTGGAAGAGCCCGACACGGGCGTCATCGTGGCCGACCTCGAGACCTCGCTTCATCGTGACTGGGACGCACACCGTCGCGCCTTCGGCGAGGGCGCGCTGCGACCGGAGACGGGCGACTCTCGGCTCGACGACACGAAGCGGGTGTTCGAGCTCGCGATCCCCGAGCGCTACGCCACGAGGGCCTTGGCCTTACGCGTCGGCGTCGTGTACGTGCGCGGCTTCGAAGCACGCGGAGGTACGCTCTCGGCCTTCGCGACCATGCCCATCCTGGACGCGACGTTCCCCCTCTCGGGAGGCCCCACGGCTCACTGA
- a CDS encoding GMC family oxidoreductase — MNRTDGRNIRASYTITTDVVVVGSGPAGSAAAREASRLGAQVVVIEEGRWFAPSEFPESSFEAMASMYRDLGASVVVGRAPTPFVQGKMVGGSSPINGAICWRLPRDVHAEWVANDPELGEALPFELVDETTGALEERLGVRDTERNIAGPKNLLMARGAEALGLAHRPIRRNVTGCEGLGRCMQGCPKGKKASVDATLLADAEATGTRVLSSVEVTSILISRGRATGVRGRAAGGGEVVVHAKVAVIVAASAVQTPALLMKSGLRSGPVGEGFQCHPGVSMAGRFPEPVRMWEGATQGHEVTGLRREGLKFEALGFGLAVMASRLSGVGRTFAEEIDDLAHQVDWGCAIRSNARGRVRLVGSKAVVVYSPSRRDVALYRRGLRVLGEMMLAAGADHVSPGVRGFTPRTSRVEDLVRLEREGPESPAAYTAAITHMFGTCRMGSRPTESVVGLDFRHHATRALYVADSSVFPTSLGVNPQMAIMALATHAARHAVGASPALATPRISA, encoded by the coding sequence ATGAACCGCACGGACGGCCGCAACATTCGTGCATCTTACACAATCACGACCGACGTCGTCGTGGTCGGGAGCGGACCCGCGGGCTCCGCCGCTGCGCGGGAAGCATCGCGCCTCGGCGCGCAGGTGGTCGTGATCGAAGAGGGCAGGTGGTTCGCACCTTCGGAGTTCCCCGAGTCGTCGTTCGAGGCCATGGCGTCGATGTACCGCGACCTCGGAGCGTCCGTCGTGGTGGGGAGAGCGCCGACGCCCTTCGTGCAAGGCAAGATGGTGGGAGGGAGCTCGCCCATCAACGGGGCGATTTGCTGGCGCCTCCCGCGCGACGTGCACGCCGAATGGGTCGCGAACGACCCCGAGCTCGGAGAGGCCCTCCCGTTCGAGCTCGTCGACGAGACCACGGGCGCCCTCGAAGAGCGCCTCGGCGTCCGTGACACGGAGCGAAACATCGCCGGCCCCAAGAACTTGCTCATGGCACGCGGCGCCGAGGCGCTCGGCCTCGCGCATCGCCCCATTCGGCGAAACGTGACGGGGTGCGAGGGCCTCGGTCGATGTATGCAGGGCTGCCCGAAAGGGAAAAAGGCCTCGGTCGACGCGACCCTCCTCGCCGACGCCGAAGCCACGGGCACCCGCGTGCTCTCGTCGGTCGAGGTGACCTCGATCCTGATCTCCCGAGGGAGGGCCACCGGAGTGCGCGGGCGCGCGGCCGGCGGTGGAGAGGTCGTCGTCCACGCGAAGGTCGCCGTCATCGTCGCCGCGAGCGCCGTGCAGACCCCGGCGCTGCTCATGAAGAGCGGGCTCCGCTCTGGCCCCGTGGGCGAGGGCTTCCAATGCCACCCCGGTGTGTCGATGGCAGGGAGATTCCCCGAGCCGGTCCGCATGTGGGAGGGCGCGACGCAGGGCCACGAGGTCACCGGCCTCCGCCGCGAGGGGCTCAAGTTCGAGGCGCTCGGCTTCGGGCTCGCGGTGATGGCGAGCCGCCTCTCGGGCGTGGGCCGTACGTTCGCCGAGGAGATCGACGATCTCGCCCACCAGGTCGACTGGGGCTGCGCGATCCGCTCGAATGCCCGCGGCCGGGTGCGCCTCGTCGGCTCGAAGGCCGTGGTGGTCTACTCCCCTTCGCGGCGCGACGTCGCGCTCTACCGGCGAGGGCTGCGAGTGCTCGGCGAGATGATGCTGGCCGCCGGCGCCGACCACGTCTCGCCGGGCGTGCGAGGTTTCACGCCGCGCACCTCGCGCGTCGAGGACCTCGTCCGGCTCGAGCGCGAAGGACCGGAGAGCCCTGCCGCCTACACCGCCGCCATCACGCACATGTTCGGCACGTGCCGCATGGGGAGCCGCCCCACCGAGAGCGTCGTCGGTCTCGACTTCCGCCACCACGCGACACGAGCCCTCTACGTCGCGGACTCGAGCGTGTTCCCCACGAGCCTCGGAGTGAACCCTCAAATGGCCATCATGGCCCTCGCCACACACGCCGCACGTCACGCGGTCGGCGCATCGCCGGCCCTCGCTACCCCGAGAATATCCGCATGA
- a CDS encoding FadR family transcriptional regulator has protein sequence MSLPRSPETSVADIERSLTLDILRGRFAKGSRLPTVRDLAAQNGVNPSTIQRVVARLEARGIVEARQGSGLHVNDPADAGDVGLVPYWLVALEDEPERATRVLEDFLELRRSLAVRLIVRHRDDILARSGELSASAAALAAADPADPRALVAADLGFARALLRITGNIVALSVFNTLAKVLDESPRLVAAMYATPENNARAMGKVLAALATGGPKAEATIDAVLRKIDATTVSRFARSFEKGARA, from the coding sequence ATGAGCCTCCCACGGAGCCCCGAGACCTCGGTCGCCGACATCGAGCGTTCCCTCACCCTCGACATCCTCCGAGGCCGATTCGCGAAAGGCTCGCGCCTCCCCACGGTGCGGGACCTCGCGGCCCAGAACGGCGTGAACCCGTCGACGATCCAGCGCGTCGTCGCGCGCCTCGAGGCGCGAGGGATCGTCGAGGCCAGGCAAGGAAGCGGTCTCCACGTGAACGACCCGGCCGACGCCGGCGACGTCGGCCTCGTCCCGTATTGGCTCGTCGCGCTCGAGGACGAGCCCGAGCGGGCGACGCGTGTCCTCGAAGACTTCCTCGAGCTCCGTCGCTCCCTCGCGGTACGTCTGATCGTACGGCACCGGGACGACATCCTCGCGCGCTCGGGCGAGCTCTCCGCCTCCGCAGCGGCCCTCGCGGCGGCGGATCCTGCCGATCCCCGGGCGTTGGTCGCGGCCGACCTCGGGTTCGCCCGGGCGCTCCTTCGCATCACGGGCAACATCGTCGCGCTCTCCGTGTTCAACACGCTCGCCAAGGTCCTCGACGAATCGCCCCGGCTGGTCGCCGCCATGTACGCGACCCCCGAGAACAACGCCCGCGCCATGGGCAAAGTGCTCGCCGCGCTCGCCACGGGGGGACCGAAGGCCGAGGCCACCATCGACGCCGTCCTCCGCAAGATCGACGCGACCACCGTCTCGCGGTTCGCGCGCTCGTTCGAGAAGGGAGCGCGCGCATGA